A region of the Culex quinquefasciatus strain JHB chromosome 1, VPISU_Cqui_1.0_pri_paternal, whole genome shotgun sequence genome:
cggtagggtgttcccttggtcgttcgctgtgagttgtggattgcctgcttctctaatgaaggttcgactgaggggcatgcttattaatttctcgtcgctccataccctcagtgacgtgatgggagaaagggcgtctatgcgaagtgtcccaCACCGCTACAAATTTCTGGCGCTAGGGGAGGGTAGAGGGATACCATTTTgatctatgcgccggtatttcaaaaattcgtgcaaaaatactgcacgtgggtgtacagattaaagatgatcgaattgttcacctagcgctcacatgtgttccaggaccaagttgcctgcgggtatggggatcatacatacatacatacatacatatggACGACAGTAGGGGtgatttggacacccctttaataatatttttttttcttcggatatTAAGTGAAAAAGGCAGCTTAAGTGATGAGACTAATCAAAGTTATGGCCTCGTGGTATGgataaaccaaaaaagttggaatatgttaagtagttttggtaaaatatttaaaagtttccaaaggccggttggcactgttCTTATATTTGAGGGTTAGGAAATAAGGGTTTTCAGGGATTCTTTGGCAATAAAGtggacaatttttgtttaaggggttgtctggacgatgcctgagatatgtacgtataaatattttgcattttatcaATATTCATCATCCAAAACTTGCATTTTTTCATAGAACATGTCATGCGgataatttggacatacctgtcagacaaaaaaaagtaattttcatgGTTGGTTAagtttttaaaggaaataagataaatttaaagggatttaaaatgtcaaaacactcaaaaagataAATTCATTTGAATATTCGAATGGATGAAAATATGACATGATTTGTTGTTCAATTAGACTCTTATGTTGATGGTCTTTAATTATATTCTATGAAATTTCtaatgctttttttaaataattttctatgaattttttaatgctagttaacaataatatttaaatttgaaatgctacggaatgtaaaattataaaatggaTCATTTCAGATTAATTAGTTCTTCATAGAGATTGGTTTAGTTAAATCCAAACGATatcttaatcactaaaaacataCTTGTACCTTAACCAGAATCAATGTCTAAATTATTTCAGAATGAAGGTTTGAATTATTTATAGTACACATAATTATTTATCTATCTTCCTATTAAATTAtaattctatcacaaaatcattatttattgaaaaacacgtgagcaaaaaaaaacactatcaaaagataaaaaaacatacttaaatatcaaatgttaaacttattcttcaacatgtgtccaaattacccttaaaaggtgttcaaattaccccacaaaatgtgtccatattaccccacaaggcatgtccaatgCTTTAAAAGattcgttccagagaaatcaacGAAATAcgaagcgtaacgcctgagcgtaatcggggTTTTAGAGCACAGCgtattttctagaacaaccttgtcaggaaaaaatagtcatcgctacttttaaatgtgtcttataagaaattttctcagctttccaatgcttctaagagcaaaatttttcatcaagaaatttctgagaaatctttattttaagtttttgtttaaaaatccttcatcatttattgaaaactttttaaaattcagaaaactagttaaatgatgtgttttatgtgtcttttactcatcagaatgggcaaaataagacaagaaacaaattTGGAGAATGTTGCAAAtcactaaacatttttaaaattatatttcaacTGAGTTTTGAACTTGTGGAATTTATTCAGTAATTAGAATTATAAAACcgtatttaaatgaaaattttactacaattaatagattattacataatttttgtcaacatatatcacgtgtctgctctgatttGGCTGATACTACCAAATTTTTGCAGGTGTGAGATTGTTATTGCATTTTATGaataaacaagccttacccgacaaacttcgttctgccttttattcgtttgttgacgtatagcttgtttgcttattcagcctcctgtgatcaaaatttgagtttacgtaAATGTTCCCATATCTAAATGCTAAGGAATCGGTCCCAGAGTGGCTAAAGTGGCatttttagcatataaaccttccttgggcttacacgaacctaacgcaacaaagagcacctcgatccgacgctccgtattgaactgattcgcgttcgaacaaaaccgtcgaaattttttatatatatagatagatatgatatttattttgtttaagcaAATATCACCAGGATTTAaccattaaccaggaacatagatacaaaacatgatttaaaatcggaaatgtactacaaattaatgttgcatgcttcaaaagtcatattttcataggTATAaagtaaatatatattttttgttactgTTGAAAgtatcattaaaattttgtgtttcaaCTGAGAACGTTGcaaacgaacgaaaaaaaatttttttttgttaaatcaaaaataaaatattgattttaacaaaaatccaAACAGAAGCCTCAACaagctatttgaaaaaaaaactcgagatacTTGTAAACGTTTTTAAAACAGATAATACTTCTATAACATTGCAGATTACTTGATCATTTCAtaccaaaaaaactaaaaaaaaaactttcattctCTTGAAAAGTAATTCTCCTGTAATTTTAAGTTCAATTTCAAGtaaataacatgttttggtatccatgcaactggttgatgtttggttaaggaaatatgatatttattcattaaatctaaatttttgtaataatCTATTAAGTCTTGTAAACATATATTTAAATACGGTtttctgattttaatttctgaataaatcccatattcAGAAACTcaattaaaacttaatttttaaatatttagcaATTTGCAAccttttacaaagttgtttattgtataattttgcacattttgagtaaatgacacatagaACACGTCAagttttgacaagtttcctaaactgttattaaaaagtttccaataaatgatgaaggattttaaaacaaaaaacataaaataaagatatctcagaaattctcgatgaaacatttcgctcttagaagcattggaaagctgagaaaatttcataagacacatttgaaagtagcgatgactaatTTTTCTTCTTAAGGTTGCCTAGAAAACACACCGTGAgtatacagagaaacctctttttacggggaggcgttacgttttttttcgtcgatttctcttaaGCCATACAACGGTTTTGCAGGCTTCAAAaaacgttttgtagatctgatcAAAACCTACGAATTGCTttcaaaagattgcaaaaaagtTACGTCGTTCCTGAGAAACCGACAAattagaagaagaaaaagtaTCGTATCGCGCAAAAAGAGGATTCTCTATATTTTAAACCTCTTTTAAAGTGTTATTCGACTTTATCATCTATAAATAAAGAAATATTGCATCATAGTCATCAAGTAAGGCCattgtaattttttcaaaactttcccaaaaaagagcgaaagaataATTGACTAAAATTTATTGTAAACTATTCAGCATCCATTGTATAACTCCTAattatgcattttgaaacaAGTAAAATCTATTTgatctttttacatttttttattttgggaccacagatcggtaagaatttagaaaatttactaCTTTTGCATCAAAcgcattaaatttatcaaattaaaaatgtttttaggcAGTTCATGCTCAAAAAgcatattttcaaagaaaaaatacattttttgataaactaatcaaaataaaaaaaaagtcttttgatgAGTTTTTTGATCGACTCTTAGAAAACTGTGTATACAAACTAGAGATCTAATAGCCTTCATATCCCCTATCCATGTCTATTATAACAAACCTCTCAggctatccagatttttaagcgaagaagGCGTTACTCcccaaatgtcaaaatcacgcagtggaaTCAACattgcaacaaaaaagtttgccatggcatgacagtcacatttttttgaatgttggtAACACTGCGCGATTTcgacatttcgggcgtgcaccattcgtaacgccatcttcgccgGGAAAATAGTTAAAAGCCGAAATTTTTTTACTTATAAATTGTAGTTCAGGAAGCATTCAGTTGCTAAATTTACATCTTTACAAAAGTATTGCGCAAAGCAGACTGCTTCAAGTGGTCCCAAAATTTAGCAATCCTCCAAACAATTTTCCACAAGCCCACTTCAAGTAATGATAGAACTCAACTTCAACTACAACCGTTCACAAAACAATAGCAATATCCATTAGGCAAACCTTCGTCAGCACCAAACcgttaaaatcaacaacaatctCTGCTCGGCCGTCCCGTTTGCGAGAGTGATGGCCCTTTGTTTTTCGGAAAAAACATTTACTCTTTAGTCGCGTACTTACCGGGAAACCTTGACCAAAGCCGCAACTTGTGGCACGATACAAGTGGAAACAatataaacatttgttttgcctgtttgaaaatatttatttcagtaaaaagagaaataaaaaatttaaatgaaattaaagaCTATCTATACAAATCAAACTCTTCAAACTACAGATCTGCCAACCGTTTGATGCTGGCCTTCAGGAGGATTTCTGTTTCCGGCTCAAAAGTAGACCGGATGGAGTCGGCCGAGTAGAACACGCCACTCCGGGTGTTGCTAATATCCTGTATATGAAAGTGTGAGAATTAATTACTAGTCATATCAGTCTGACTGTTTACTGTCCATGAGTGCATATTTGTCTCATTTGCCaagataaattttcatttttaatttaaacaaataattcaaaaaatggcaaataaGACAAACATGCAAATACAAATAACACTAAAATGGCTTATCAAACCACCCCCCCTTCACAGACGCCACTTACATTCCACGATTTGGCCTGCATCGGGTGCACCTCGGACCGGGAGATGAGCTCCTTGCCCAGGATGTGGTTGGGGCCGGCTTTCCGGATGACCACCTCGAGCGCGTAGTTGCGGCTTTCCGCTTCGCCACCCTGAAACAGCGCCGAGATGAAGATATCGCCGATGGAGCTGCAAGGGAAGGGGGAGAATcgaaatgaaaatcaaaatgaaagCCACTGCCCCAGTAATTTCGATGGGATAAGTACGATATAAACAAGGCAGTGGAGCTAGACTTGGTGCGATTGCAATTCCATGGgagataaatataaaaaaaaattgactctATTATAACCAATAAATgacgaaaaaaactaaatatgtaaaattaagCGCTTTTCAATTGTAAGTTTTGTgtttaaaatgttgataaaatttTTGTCGGAATGAAAAAATATAGTTAATATATAACATtgcaaaattttcgcaaaaccagaattccctgggctttgtcataatgagtgtcataggtttgatgcttgtttggcaaagagtatgatttgattcgatgtggaattaaaatcgaagtgttcagtatattgctgaagcttccatttttacacatggacaccacttcatgctgcgagaacccactttggcgcagtctcagggcttaatcgatggccggtaagctgtcatcgagacaaggaggttctccgatagtggaaatatcacatttgtacaatgaaccgctacatatgtgatttttccctatcttaatgtgggtgtcaggttaggatgcggggttttttttatttagtttttgtagaatttaagattttaactataaatatcaactttttatactttgcctttagttatttagagacaaaattagtaacagtgaatttagtaattctattagaatcggtgattttcattcaagtagcataattatgatttgtcaaaatttccgtagagtctcgatcaatcaatagtgaaatgatatcggactaaattcgttgatctgttgaactaacggttgtcggattatgattgtatcgaccattgttgcgaatcgaggatctactggaattctgacgatcaaatggtcgtctctattccaattcacgacttgtaaaatatgaactgctattattattattatttttaagaagccagacaggttttaaaagaaacgttctagatttttggctattaattaatatgtcggggatttgagataagagtagctttcggataggttgcttcaaatcttgtattcaattcaagttaggtaggaATCCGCAATAATTCCgcaatgaatatttggacttatatgaataattgaacattttggacttatgaataacacacaactgtgcatttattctagagtcagatccatacagcgtcagtgtttatttggtcgaagtgtactaattcattggcagatctgattctagttgtaatgtacgacaagactactgacggacgtgacaggacgagggcccagtttagaggtttcgacatcaacgatgtgcggctggatcaccctcccaaaaaaaaaaaaaaaaaaattttcgcaaaaccagaattgaaaattgaaaatattaatttaaattataatttatgacaagttcaaagttttccaaaaaatttgattttttctcaaattggCAACAATGCCAAATATGTTTTGCCCAGTGTCTTTATTAATTCactaaaacatgtaaaaaatgaaattttcaataattatgTTTTTGCTTTAACTTCATGTTtgtgttaaaatgtgaaaaataggtatttcttaaaatgcttctaaacaaacttaaaaaaatatacaaaattaaaaacatatacaaataaaaatatatacaaaaacGATCATTTTGCAGCAATGCATCAATATTTGCATCAATAACTGAAAAGCGATGataatgcatatgggacattcatGCAATCAGGGGCAGTGTAGTACCGTCAAGAGACGAACTTATCTTTatccaaataattaaaatgaatattaaCCCTATACTACTCCATtctttttcgagaatttttattCTTCccatgtttagaaaatcattttaaccctttcaagcctgaccgtacgaaaattaaaatgtttgattgtttaattattgaattgtttaattgtttaattgtttaattgtttaattgtttaattgtttaattgtttaattgtttaattgtttaattgtttaattgtttaattgtttaattgtttaattgtttaattgtttaattgtttaattgtttaattgtttaattgtttaattgtttaattgtttaactgtttaattgttttattttctgattttctaattgtttaattgtttaattttctaattgtttaattttctaattatttaattgtttaattttctaattatttaattttctaattgatttttttaaatttcttgttcgattttagaaatttggaaatagaaATATAAACAATTGTTTTAATCATCATTATTGATATgtttccagaaaaaaagcaaaatattaacaATAGTTCTTTATTTGATTCCAAACGCATTTTTAAGCGTAATTTAGTGTTTTTGAATAGCTTACAATTAATTATAGAAGTTTTTAGCACACAaatttaaattagaaaaaaatccatgctgggaaaaacattgaagaaggaggataaatttgatatttatgtcctgggtgctgaatagtggtaaaacagcctcaattttgaactgtcaaaatggaaccaatttactgttcgccaaaagtagagagtattgttatcgatcattaaaaagtgtttttttgtgcaagaatgaaaaatgtgtggcttttgaggacctggatttaaagtcaagaaatcttaaggaagtttaaggcgagatcgtcattttttataattatgaatggaagttgtttatgcgGTTGTATCAATCCAGAAGCTgactttattgtttgattccgtttgaaaacctggtttggtgaaaatcttctctatttgttggatcagcttcgctaggattagcgatgttttttcgctgaaccaggaagagctgcaggattccaaaatcagccagagaATTCCCgacgcagttcttcgtcacccgtaaaaaaaaaaatctcttctaaccgatcgaaacgcgaccattttctagcaaaaatgtcaaaaacttaataaaattaaacacatactattgattataaaacagctcatttaccagtaagaaaacagtcatgcttgtgcttgaacctaaatttagatgtaaacaaagtgggatcattcgaaaatcacgttacgcattctctctattcatcaatTTATGACCAAACGATTGTACGAAATCTGTAATAATGCAATGCATTTTACagcttttttttccttcaaaatgttgactttGCAATTTCAGCTGGAATTAGTAATTATTGCACCAACCAAACCTCATGCACTCCGGAATTCGCACTTCCAAAGCAATTAGGTTCATAAATCAAATATTTCCCAAGTCGGGAAAATGGTCATTCGACCGTGGCCAGCCCCGCTACGATGCACGTGGCCACCCGCATTCTGGTGCACTAATTTATGACGACCGACCCACCCGCCCCACTTACCTTGGATCCGAGATTAatttcagccaaaatttacgACCATCCAGCACCAGCACCAGGCAGGCGTTGTCAACAGGTGTCCTGGGCGGCAGCGAAATCTCCGCCGAGGCCGTCCCAAACGAAATGATTGGCGTCCGGTGGCGCTCCGTCACGTGCCGGTCCAGCTCGGAAGCTGTAAATAAACACGGGGCGCTCAGTTTTGAGGGTGGGGTTGCGAAATCCAAGTCGTCTTCCTTACCACCGATCTTATCGTTGCAATACTCGCCAGGACAGCACAAGCTGCACTCGGATTCAATTCCGACGATTCTCTGCTTTTGACCGTTGACGGAAGATGGCACCACCAGTTGGAAGCCACCGTTTTCCGGAATGCTGCTCAGACTTTCGGCCGAGACGTTGCACGACAGGGACGAGGTTGGTCGGCGCGGGGTGGTCGATGTGACCGCAGACAGGCTGTTGCAGGAAGTGGTCAGTTCCGGGGCGAGCCGGTTGGCCGAGGTACAGCGGGGAACGGAGACCGTGTTGTCGCGACTGTTGGGAGGAAAAACAAGTTATTTgctaaacattcaaaatattgaaaggaaTTCTCACTTGAAAATCTCACTCGACGACAGCGACAGCGACTTCCCCTTCAGTGACTGCAAATCTCCCCCGCAAGACTCCCCACAGGCCGCTTTGCTCAAGTTCCCCACCGACGAAGCCTTGCCCATGATCTTCGCCAGAAACTTGTGCGTGTGCGAGTGCAGCGGTTTCCCGCCAGATGGCAAATTCCCTTCGCTATTAAACGGACTTCCGCCGGCGCGGCTCTTCCGGTTGCACTTGGCCAAAAAGGCGTTCCCGCAACTTCCCGTCCCCGCCCTCACTCAGCTGAAACGCCTCCGTAATCGACTGATAGACCTGCTCGGCCAGCAGCGACCTCCCGACAGTGTACTTTTCCCGACAGATGGCGCACTTTTCCGACCGGACGCGACACCTCGAGCAAACCAGGTGACCGTTTTGACACTGGAACACCGGCGGAGGGATCGTGTCGAAGCAGACCGGACACTCGAGGGCCGCCACGATGGTTTGCATGCTGGCCGAGAGGCGCTCCAGGTTGATGGGCATCGGGCCGCAGCACAGGGATTCCGGATTGCAGGTCGGTTCCATGCCGGTGCTCCAGAGCAGCAGCGTGACGGTGTCCGTTTTGGAGCGCACCATGCCAGCCACTTCGGCGATTCGCATGCCCAGGACGTCCTCATTGTTGACCTGGGTTTGAGATGAGAAGAATAATTAGATTGAATtccaaaatcaacttttgacGTTGGTcagaagtttcgattattcaaagctcgattccctaaagtttgattacaccgaccaacaaaatttctgctcaggatcaactcgaggggaagcatgaagtttgaggtccccagaaacacgtgcactttgatttttttttaaatatttaggcAGGGCCGAATTGTTTTTCTCCAAAGATTAGGTTtcacgccgactcgatttggaagTTAgaaagtgcactgtttacatggaccatgtaaacagtgcacacgagctgtcaaatgacgtcacggtgtaaaacctaattgtatggagatttattgcttcgctactcccacatattgcatgcaatttttggattgtatgcaacagcgatgaacccctaattctccatacaaactttggagaaaaaccattcggccttgcctaaatattttgaaaaaatcaatgagtAAGTGTTTCTGGTGactaaacttcatgcttcccagTTGACCTAtgtattataatttttgtaggtcagtgttatcTGAAGGTTAGTATGGGACTATGGTTAGTCGatccataaacaaaaaaaaaaacatttttattccttgcttttaacatcaaattcgagtttgcGACctaatttcaatcaaatttgcatGAATATTCAAATTACCAATTTTCCTGAATATTCAATCATCGCCAACTTCACCGCCATCGCTATATCGGAGACATTAGCTTTAACTCTatgacatttaaaaataatagttttttggATCGGAATAATGATAACCATTCCAATTGAAATTACgtgacaaaatttcacaaaaatacatatttttaactgtaaaaatCATGCAATGTTTCTCAAACAAATACTCGTAATTTTATTATTGCAATATGTGCATGAAATGATCAGGATTTTGTCatactttaaattttcattgaaatactcaaagtttttttacaaaactacgtatttaaaaaaatattcttaatttcAGTTAtgttcaatatgggtatcaaatgaacgTAATTTTTTTGGATTCCAAAGGAATAACACTTTTTTATAGAcgcaaaattgaaacaaaactgcatatttttggaaaagttatcaaagcattattttttaaatgtacaaaatacttaatattttgaaaatgtatggtttttcctattatttttttttaatttaaggaaAAATTCTCGATTATATCAtacttaaattgaaaaaaatctgtaatttttcaaaaatacgtagttttgtgaaaatttaaagaatttaaaaaaaaaacaaaatatatgaatccctttaaaaaaaattacccgtgttacaataactaaaattttgagtaaattttcaaaaatacctagttttgtgattttttattataaacaaaaaaaaatatgaattaattcttgacatttatgaaaaaatcttgcATATTTTATACTCATAGTTGTGAAAGTTTTGAGTACAGTCCATACTCGATTATCTTTGtcacttcggatagtcgaatcacaaaaatattgaaaaaatgcattatgtAATTTGAAAGGCCATCAactaattaaatttaactaaggccgatgcgaatatttttcaaagtttt
Encoded here:
- the LOC119765234 gene encoding LOW QUALITY PROTEIN: uncharacterized protein LOC119765234 (The sequence of the model RefSeq protein was modified relative to this genomic sequence to represent the inferred CDS: inserted 2 bases in 1 codon), which produces MTRLAPIGGGDDLGVSGVDEESPAEVTGLKAGDCVLEVNNEDVLGMRIAEVAGMVRSKTDTVTLLLWSTGMEPTCNPESLCCGPMPINLERLSASMQTIVAALECPVCFDTIPPPVFQCQNGHLVCSRCRVRSEKCAICREKYTVGRSLLAEQVYQSITEAFQLSEGGDGKLRERLFGXKCNRKSRAGGSPFNSEGNLPSGGKPLHSHTHKFLAKIMGKASSVGNLSKAACGESCGGDLQSLKGKSLSLSSSEIFNRDNTVSVPRCTSANRLAPELTTSCNSLSAVTSTTPRRPTSSLSCNVSAESLSSIPENGGFQLVVPSSVNGQKQRIVGIESECSLCCPGEYCNDKIGASELDRHVTERHRTPIISFGTASAEISLPPRTPVDNACLVLVLDGRKFWLKLISDPSSIGDIFISALFQGGEAESRNYALEVVIRKAGPNHILGKELISRSEVHPMQAKSWNDISNTRSGVFYSADSIRSTFEPETEILLKASIKRLADL